The stretch of DNA GCCTTTTAGGGGAAAGCTTGGCATACTTCTCGACCGGATGAAGAGGGAGGGACCATGACCTTTCGGAACCGGTTTGCTTAAGCTTGCACGGTTCATGGCAAAGTTCTAGCTCTACCTCTTACCTATTTTGTGCTAAAGAAAACAGATAGCTATAGCCATTGGAGTACGACTTCTCCCtccagattttttttaaaaaaaattggtGCCAAGATTTACACACGCGAGTGTGTTGGTGGTAAAATCGGTGGCCTAGTAGTGATGATGTCTATGGAAGCTTAGCCGCTAAGCTTACATGGTTGATGGCCCAGGCTCAGTAATCACTAATCAGTGGCCCCCTCCCCCATCCCGATCGAACACCACCGGCCGCAGCAATTTACCGTGGGCCAGAGTTATCTTGCAATAAAtggaggggggggggaggcAAAGCCATTAGCATGAGAAAAAGAAACTTTTTTTTCTTCATTTCTTTAGGCGACCACGCGTTCGTTGCATTCCCTACTACTACTGGTTCTATCCTGGGCTCCAGGGTGCTGTCCCCCGGAGCACGCGCACGTGTACGGACACGCCATGAGCCCATGCGCCAGGAGCTCCGGAGAAGACGACGGAGGcccttgtcgccggcctgcACCTGGCGCCCAGAACAAGCGGCTGGAGATCGCTGTGCTGTTTCGGACGGATAGGGCATCAGGAGCTCTGCGTGTCGCGCTGTTCGCTTGGCTCGGTGTCATCATGGACCGGCGTGCCTCCACGACTCCGCACGGACGGAGATAGCACCGTGTGTTTCGTTGTGTGACGCGTCAGAATAATACAAGTAACGGCCGTGTTCGGGAATCGACAGAACGATTGAGTTGGATCAGGGAGCGATTCAGAGATCTGGGCAGGAGGAACTTGGTTCTGTGACCCTGTCCGGCCTCCGGCGTGCTGGCTCCAACTGCCGGTCAGGTGTTCGGCCTCCAGCACACGAGCACTGTGGCCGGCACTGAAAATTTTTGGAGACATGTAATGATACGAGGCAGTGGATGTCTCTCGATGTCTGGACTGGAGGTTGGAGCAGCGATGTCACAAAAATGGCAACGGTTCAATGTCGCAACACCGATACAGATTAGGCACTCGTGCAGTCATGCTGTCATCGAGAGATACGATGCATTGCTTTGCGAATGACGAACTGCGTCTGTCGGAGCTATGTGGCTCAACTCAACGGGGAACGAAAACATGTCCCGTCGCTATTATTTTTGGTATCCTTCGGCAGATGCGGGGCTTGATTAGAACTGGAACTGCATCTCCTTCGTGTAGCCAAGCTCGTCCAGGTGCGCGGCCATGGCTTTGTTCATAGGGGGAGGCCCGCATCTCAACACCTGGAAGGAGAAACCGCACCGTATTGGTTCTTCCACTGAGCAAAACTGATGGCTTCCAAGTTCCGGCAAGTATTTTTCAGTAATTGAACAGGAGTAAAATTTACCTGAATGTCAGCAGCAGGTGCTGGGCAATGAGCTTGGATCATTTCCTTCGACACGAACCCAACACCGCCATCCCAGATTTCAGGAGGCTGCACATGGAAACAATGAATATTAAGTAAGGCGCAGACGAGCAAAACGTAGGGTATCAGCTTATGACAAGCGATTGGGCAAAGTACTAATTCTCAGAACAGATACAAACCTGATTCAGGACATAGTAGATCTTGAAACGATCGGGGTAGTTTCTGGCCATACTGTCCAGCTCTTCCTGGATGATACGGAACATAAGAAAAAGAATGTAAGCACATAAATATTGTAACCgctactccctccatttcaaaATATATTGACATTTATGAAAAGACAATTAGTTCTTTTTCTAACGACTAGTATATACATGATTACAGAGAGCTGCAATATCATCATAAATAGGTACTGTTATAAGCTCAATGAGTGGCACAAAGGCATATGTAAAGCATTAGTCCAACTAGAAAATTTTCTTCTGAAGGTCTACCGAGTCAAGAAATGCCTATAAGAATATAACAAAAGTACAGGACAGCCTACGAGAACTGTAGACTGGATTTCATAATTCAACTGTGCATGAATAGATCTATAATCATTTGCAGTAACTCGGTACAAGAGAAGCCTGCttttatatttttatagaaCAATTGTCACGAAAACTTATAAGGAATTCTAGTCAAACTACAAATGCACTGGATTCTTTCAGTACCTTCAGAGACCAGCTCTACTCATTTCCTATAAATAATGTAAGCTGAACAAATGGAGAAACAGTACCTAAGTTTCACCACACAGACAATACCAATTGAACCGAACCCTTTTACATATAGGTATGCAACTGAGAACAATCAGGTCAAGAGCCAGTGAAGATCTATTTCATCTAAAACATGTCGGTCAACAAAATGGAAGTACCTTAAGAAGAATATCATCATATGTGACATTCGCATAGATTAGGTGAACTTTTGTATTGTCTTCTGGGTTCTCAAGAATTGCCCTTGTAACCTATAATAAGAAAGGAAAAATACAATGATCAGTACAAACAAAAATGTTCCAATATTTAATACCAAATGGAACTTTGGGCCATGTGTTATTACTTGGAACATTGGGGTAATGCCTGATCCTCCAGCTATCATTCCAAATGCTCTCACTTGTCCAGGTTGGTACTTGAAACGGCCCTAGTATAGGAAAGCATCCATTTAATTTCAATACCACAGGCCAAAATGAATACCATGTGTATATGGTGGATAGCAAGAGGTGCTGGGGGTGCTGCGGCATCCCCTTAGCCCATGAAAGTTTATGCAAATTTAGCCTGTTAGTcttcaagttattacaaattTGGCACTTAAAATGTGAAGTTAGCCTAATTACAAGAGACCATGCATCCCTTTTGGACTTATCCTAGATCTGCCAACTATTAAAACTCAAGAGAACACATAGAgaaaattttttaaaaaatagacATATCACGAGAATGTGCTAAATTCAGCATGTATGGACATGAAACAAGCAAAAGCTACAAACAAGTTATAATGGAATAAAGACAAACCTTAGGTCCCTTTACAGACATATAGTCGCCGACTTTCATCTCACGAAAATGATGAGACATTCTTCCTTGGGGGTACATCTTCATGATACGAAGAACCAAATAAGATGTGAATTCACCACAGGTACATATCAACATAACTGAAGCTAACAATAGGAAATGTAAAGGCACGTGTTAATTGACACATTACCTTAATGACAAGCTCGAAGTGTCCAAGATCAGAGTCCAGTGTAGTAGGAGTATAAGGCTTGATTACTTCCTCGCCAGCAGCATCCTGTCCCCTGGAACAACAGGGGCAAACACAAGGGGAATCGAGATTA from Panicum hallii strain FIL2 chromosome 3, PHallii_v3.1, whole genome shotgun sequence encodes:
- the LOC112887763 gene encoding NADH--cytochrome b5 reductase 1-like, with the translated sequence MEFLQGQRLETTVAVAVAVVAVAAGAAYLFLRSRKPRGCLDPENFREFKLVEKRQLSHNVAKFKFALPTPTSVLGLPIGQHISCRGQDAAGEEVIKPYTPTTLDSDLGHFELVIKMYPQGRMSHHFREMKVGDYMSVKGPKGRFKYQPGQVRAFGMIAGGSGITPMFQVTRAILENPEDNTKVHLIYANVTYDDILLKEELDSMARNYPDRFKIYYVLNQPPEIWDGGVGFVSKEMIQAHCPAPAADIQVLRCGPPPMNKAMAAHLDELGYTKEMQFQF